From one Lotus japonicus ecotype B-129 chromosome 3, LjGifu_v1.2 genomic stretch:
- the LOC130744322 gene encoding uncharacterized protein LOC130744322, producing the protein MARALEQLTAFLTEQAERVGQGAGQGAANNQEEIYHGLDKFLKRSPPKFEGGYNPDEAYEWVRELERIFETLVCAEHRKVAFASYLLSGEARTWSSVRGRITPEEGELTWEIFKNYFLEKYFPADAKGRKEMKFLELKQEPMSVGEYAAKFEELC; encoded by the coding sequence ATGGCGCGAGCACTTGAGCAACTTACTGCTTTCTTGACCGAACAAGCGGAAAGAGTAGGACAAGGAGCAGGACAAGGGGCTGCGAATAACCAGGAAGAGATTTACCACGGATTAGACAAGTTCCTGAAGCGAAGTCCGCCTAAGTTTGAAGGAGGATATAATCCGGATGAAGCTTATGAGTGGGTGCGAGAACTAGAAAGGATTTTCGAAACCCTGGTATGTGCTGAACATAGAAAAGTGGCTTTCGCTAGCTATTTACTTTCAGGTGAAGCAAGGACATGGTCGAGTGTGAGGGGAAGAATTACCCCGGAAGAAGGGGAGTTGACTTGGGAAATCTTCAAGAATTATTTTCTTGAGAAGTATTTTCCGGCAGATGCCAAAGGTAGGAAGGAAAtgaaatttttggaattgaaGCAGGAACCGATGTCCGTAGGTGAGTATGCCGCAAAGTTTGAAGAGTTGTGCTGA